The following DNA comes from Lentibacillus sp. Marseille-P4043.
GGTCGTTGTCTCTGGAGCAACGGTTGGAGCAATGGTTGTTGCACCAGCTTTAGTAGCGTTAATCAGCATATTCGGTTGGAAAATAGCGTTTGCCTGCTTAGGTGCTGCAAGTATTGTCTGGGCTGTCATCTTTATGATTTTTACAAAAGAAAGTCCGGTTGAGGCGTACAAGGAGCAACAGGAAAAGAAAAAGGCTAAATTAGAAAAAATTAACCTAAAAGATTTTGGGAAATTACTTGCATCTCCATCCGCTTTATTTACGACATTAGCTTATTTTTCAACCTATATTTTAGTAGTCTGGATTTCGGTCTGGCTTCCTATTTATCTGGTTGAAGTCGTAAATATGACATCGGTTGAAATGGGTTATGGTGTGATGATCATTGGCATTGTTTCCACATTGATTTATATGTCTGTTTCGATGGTGTCTGATTATGTCTATAAACGAAACCAAAATTGGCGAACTTCCCGCGTGTTTGTTGTGGGCATTTCAATGGTGATAGGAGCATTAAGCATGGCATCGATTACGATTTTTCAACATCCAATTTGGGTGATTGCAGCGATGTGTCTGGCTAAAGGATTAACCTATGCCATTTTACCAATCGGTCCGACGATCATGATTAACGAAATGCCAGAGCGTGGTGGGCTGATGACAAGTATTTTAACATCATCCGGGAATATTGCCGGGATTGTTGGTCCGATGTTTACGGGATTTATCATCGGGCTGTCTGGATCAGATAAAATACTGGGCTACAATTATTCGGTGCTTGCAATGGCTGTCATCGTTTTAATTTTTGCTGGTTTATTTACGGTATTCGTAAAACCAGACGTGAATAAGAAGCAACCACTAGAAACACCAGCAGCACAAGAATCCAATTAATGAACGTTTAACCTATTGGGAGGGGTAAGTTTGCAAGATATCAAGCATCGACCATGGGAAAAGTATCATCAAGAATTAATGAAATGGGAAATTCCTAAAGGGTCATTCTACGCTATATTAGAGGAAACTGTGGAAAATTTTGGGAACAAAACAGCGGTTACGTTTACCGGGGAAAATATCACGTATCAGGTGTTAAAACGTCGTGTTGATAAATTAGCGGGCGGATGGAAAAAGCGAAATTTCAAGAAGGGAGAACGTATCGGGTTAATGGTTGGAAATCATCCCAGTTACATTATCTCTTATTATGCAGCACTTGCATTAGGATTAATTGTTGTGCAAATCAATCCTGCCTACACCAAAAGGGAACTGTTTAAGATTTTAACGGATTCTCAGGTTTCCTATATTGTTGCTGATGCTGTTTCCTTAAAAACAGTGAATGAAATGGAAAAGATTTATACGTTTAAGGGGATTTTTGTAGCGCAAAAAACGCAAGAGGCAAGTGATTCCGTTTTAAGTATTGAAGAGGTTATTCAAGAGGAAGCTGTGCTTGAAAGCCCGGTATCCATTGATGTAAAACGCGATGTGGCAGTCATTCAATACACAGGCGGGACAACTGGAGAGGTAAAAGGGGCAATGCTTACACATCAAAATATCATAACGAATGTCTTACAAAGTTATGCCATGTACAAAGAAAGAGCAACCCCAGGCAAAGAAATCGTGCTAGCTGCTACACCGTTGTATCACGTTTATGCGATGACAAGTGCTATGAATCTAGGTATCTATATGGGAGCGAACATATTATTAATTGAGAAGTTTCGCATTGACGAGGTTATGAAGCTTATAAAAGAGCATCAGCCGACATTTTTCCCTGGTGTACCACAAATGTATAATGCATTCATCAATTATCCAGATGCAGAAATGTATGGTTTGGATTGCTTGAAGGTATGTTCCTCCGGGTCTGCTCCATTGCCAATCGAAGTGCATCGGCGGTTTGAAGCGATTACTGGGACAAAAATCCTTGAGGGGTACGGTATGTCCGAAACATCACCAACGACACATCGTACACCAATTAATGGGGAAGTAAAGGTAGGCAGTATCGGCATCCCTGTACCGGAAACGGATTGTCGAATTATCGACCAGGATCAATATGAAATGGGTACAAATTCCGTTGGTGAACTACTAATTAAAGGTCCGCAAGTTATGACAGGGTATCGGAACAATCAAGTGACTACCGAGCAAGCACTGCAAAATGGCTGGCTGCACACAGGTGATTTGGCAATGATGGATGAGGATGGTTACTTCTATATTGTAGGTAGGAAAAAAGAAATGATTATTATGGGCGGATTCAATATTTATCCACAAGAAGTTGAAAGCGTTTTATATGAACACCCGGACGTAAAAGAATCAGCTGTTGTTGGGCTGCCAGATCGGGAAAAGGGCGAAATTGCCAAAGCTTATGTTGTTCCGAAAGAAGGATACTCGATCGATGTGGAAGAATTGACTGGGTTTTGCTATAAAAACTTAACACCATATAAGGTACCAAAGGAATTTGAAGTGATGGAGAAATTACCAAGAAATACAGTTGGCAAACTATTAAAGCGCAAGTTGGTTGATCAAGAAAAGAAAAATGGAAAGGAATGATGAATGATGCAAATCAATAAAGTCGCTGTGATTGGAGCAGGTACAATGGGAGCGCAAATCGCCATGGTATGTGCACTTAAAGGATATGATGTTCTACTTAATGACATCGAAGAATCAAGTCTGGCCAAGGCTAGAGAATCACTGGCAGGACATATGAATCGTCGAATCGAGAAAGGGAAGCTAACAGAACAGGAAGTGGAAGCAGCATTTGGCCGGATGTCTTTTGTTACGGATTTAAACGCCGTAAAAGAAGCCGATTTCGTTGTGGAGGCAATCGTGGAAAAATTGGATGTAAAACGGGAGCTATTTTCTAAACTGGATACACTCACAAACGATCATGCCATTTTGGCGACAAATAGTTCAACAATTGTCAGTTCAAAAATTGCCGATGCCACATCACGTCCAGCTAACGTATGTAATGTCCATTTTTTCAATCCGCCATTGGTCATGGAGTTGGTTGAAGTTGTGAAGGGACCACATACGTCAGATGAAACAGCTAAGACTGCTTTTGATTTCATTCAGACGTTAGGTAAAACGCCTGTGTTACTTAAAAAGGAAATTTCCGGATTTATTGCTAATCGTATTCTTGGCAAACTTACAGACGAAGCGGTTTTCTTATTGGAGAATGGCTATGCCACACATGAGGAAATTGATGTCGTTTGTAAGAAGGCGTTGAATCATCCAATCGGTCCATTTGCCTTAATGGATTTAACGGGGATTGATGTGAATTATTTTGTCAGGTCACAACGCTATCAAGAGACTGGGGACGAAGCGGATAAACCTGCAGCATTGATTCAAGAGAAGGTGGAAAAAGGCGAATTAGGACGGAAAACTGGCAAAGGATTCTATGAATATAGCAGCTAAGGTTAGGTGGTGAACAGGATGGAACATATAAGTGTAATCGGTGCTGGAACGATGGGGAGAGGAATTGCCTTTTCCTGTGCGGTTGCTGGTTTGTCTGTTGTTGTTCAGGATATTCAGGAACAAGGACTGACCGATGCCAAGGAATATCACAAGCGGCATTTTCAAAAACGTGTTGATCGGGGGAAATTAACCGAGGATCAAGCAGAACAGTTGAGTGGAAATATCACGTATACGCTGAGCCTTGAAGAAGCTGCATCCAAGGCAGATTTAATTGTGGAAGCAGTTCCGGAGATTCTGTCTTTAAAAATAGAGACGTTTAAAAAACTGGATGCATCTGCATCAGAACATACCATTTTGGCAACGAATACATCGACAATGAGTCCGACAGAGATTGCAGCACAAACAAGTCATCCTAATCAATGTATTGCCTTGCATTTTTTTAATCCGGTGCCAAAAATGAAATTAATTGAAGTGATTTGTGGACTGGAAACATCTGAAGAAACGATTAAACGTGCGTTTGCATTTGGTGAACAGATTGGTAAAGAATGCGTCAAAATTAATGAATTTCCCGGATTTGCCGTTAGTCGCATGAATTGTCTGATCGGTAATGAAGCAATGAACATGGTCATGGAAGGTGTCGGTTCCATTGAGGATATTGATAAGGCGATGAAGCTTGGACTAAATCATCCGATGGGGCCGTTGGAATTAGCTGATTTAGTTGGACTAGATGTACGACTGCGAAATATGGAGTACTTACATCAAACATTGGGCGAGAAATTTCGTCCTTGTCCACTTCTCGTAAAGTATGTAAAAGCGGGATACCTGGGTAAGAAAACAGGGCGGGGCTTTTATCACTATAAAGCGTAGGGAGGAACGATGATGGATTATCAATTCGATGAAGATATTTTATTTTTAAAAAAGAATGTTCGCGCTTTTGTGCAATCCGAGGTAGAAGAAGTTGCCATGGAGATTGAACGGGAGGATAAAATACCGGCTGCGATTATTGACATGTCGAAGGAAATGGGCCTGTTTGGGCTAAGCATCCCTGAGGAATACGGTGGACTCGGAATTGGGATGGTCGGAAAATGTGCTTTATATGAAGAAATTGGGGCAACCCATAATGGCTATACAACACTGATTGGTGCACATACAGGAATTGGAACTGTGGGCATTGTCGAGCTGGGGACGAAAGCACAAAAGGAAAAATACCTGCCGCCAATGGCAAGGGGTGACAAGATAGGGGCATTTGCGCTGACCGAACCAAGCGCTGGATCGAATGCTAGCAATCTAAAAACAACCGCTGTTAAAAAGGGCGATAAATATATTTTAAATGGCACCAAACATTACATTACCAATGCAACCGAAGCAGACGTATTCACTGTAATGGCCGTAACCGATCCGAGTAAAGGGGCAAAAGGAATTACCTCATTTATCGTAGAAAAAGATTTTCCAGGTTTTCGAGTTGGAGCTGTGGAACCGAAAATGGGATTAAAAGGCTCTCATTCAGCTGAACTTATTTTAGAAGATTGTGAGGTTCCGGTTGAAAATGTGTTAGGTGAAGAAGGAAAAGGCTATATTAATGCCTTGAAGATCCTGGCAAATGGTCGGGCTGGATTGGCGGCACGAAATTTAGGCTCTTGTCAAAAACTACTAGATTTATCAATGAATCAAGTGCTAGAGCGGGAACAATTTGGTGTACCGATCATGGAGCATCAAGCTGTTGCACATATGGTAGCTGAAATAGCAGTTGAAATCGAAGCGTTACGATCTTTCACATATCGGGTTGCTAGTATGGTTGACGAAGGAGAGAAAGTGATTAAAGAGGCAGCGATGCTCAAATTATATGGCTCAGAAGTATACAACCGGGTAGCTGATAAAGCAGTGCAAGTACATGGTGGAATTGGTTACATCGCTGATTTTCCAATTGAGCGATTTTACCGGGATGCACGAATCACGAGAATCTATGAAGGCACATCGGAAATCCAGAAGAATATTATTAGTGGTCAATTGAAAAAAGAGTACAGCTAGGGAGGGTTTTTAGATGCAAGAATCTGTAGTCATTGTCAGTGCTGTTCGTACGCCAATCGGAGCATATGGCGGATCATTTAAAAATGTGAGTTCAGGGCACTTAGCCTCGATTGCTACTGAAGAAGCGATCAATCGAAGCGGGATAGCTGCTGAGCAAGTGGATGAAGTCATCATGGGGGAAGTTCGCCAAACGACTGAATCTTCCAATGTTGCGCGTGTTGCCGCATTACGAGCGGGGGTTCCAGAA
Coding sequences within:
- a CDS encoding long-chain-fatty-acid--CoA ligase codes for the protein MQDIKHRPWEKYHQELMKWEIPKGSFYAILEETVENFGNKTAVTFTGENITYQVLKRRVDKLAGGWKKRNFKKGERIGLMVGNHPSYIISYYAALALGLIVVQINPAYTKRELFKILTDSQVSYIVADAVSLKTVNEMEKIYTFKGIFVAQKTQEASDSVLSIEEVIQEEAVLESPVSIDVKRDVAVIQYTGGTTGEVKGAMLTHQNIITNVLQSYAMYKERATPGKEIVLAATPLYHVYAMTSAMNLGIYMGANILLIEKFRIDEVMKLIKEHQPTFFPGVPQMYNAFINYPDAEMYGLDCLKVCSSGSAPLPIEVHRRFEAITGTKILEGYGMSETSPTTHRTPINGEVKVGSIGIPVPETDCRIIDQDQYEMGTNSVGELLIKGPQVMTGYRNNQVTTEQALQNGWLHTGDLAMMDEDGYFYIVGRKKEMIIMGGFNIYPQEVESVLYEHPDVKESAVVGLPDREKGEIAKAYVVPKEGYSIDVEELTGFCYKNLTPYKVPKEFEVMEKLPRNTVGKLLKRKLVDQEKKNGKE
- a CDS encoding 3-hydroxyacyl-CoA dehydrogenase family protein: MEHISVIGAGTMGRGIAFSCAVAGLSVVVQDIQEQGLTDAKEYHKRHFQKRVDRGKLTEDQAEQLSGNITYTLSLEEAASKADLIVEAVPEILSLKIETFKKLDASASEHTILATNTSTMSPTEIAAQTSHPNQCIALHFFNPVPKMKLIEVICGLETSEETIKRAFAFGEQIGKECVKINEFPGFAVSRMNCLIGNEAMNMVMEGVGSIEDIDKAMKLGLNHPMGPLELADLVGLDVRLRNMEYLHQTLGEKFRPCPLLVKYVKAGYLGKKTGRGFYHYKA
- a CDS encoding 3-hydroxyacyl-CoA dehydrogenase family protein, with protein sequence MQINKVAVIGAGTMGAQIAMVCALKGYDVLLNDIEESSLAKARESLAGHMNRRIEKGKLTEQEVEAAFGRMSFVTDLNAVKEADFVVEAIVEKLDVKRELFSKLDTLTNDHAILATNSSTIVSSKIADATSRPANVCNVHFFNPPLVMELVEVVKGPHTSDETAKTAFDFIQTLGKTPVLLKKEISGFIANRILGKLTDEAVFLLENGYATHEEIDVVCKKALNHPIGPFALMDLTGIDVNYFVRSQRYQETGDEADKPAALIQEKVEKGELGRKTGKGFYEYSS
- a CDS encoding MFS transporter codes for the protein MRWIVLGVLFLGMIINFADKSIIGIAAGPIMEDLDLSYEAWGIVGSSYYWLYPITGIFGAAWADKIGAKKMLCSLMFIWAVLQFGVLAITALPLLIIYRVLLGAFEGPFSPVAYSHAHKWFPPKLRGFANSVVVSGATVGAMVVAPALVALISIFGWKIAFACLGAASIVWAVIFMIFTKESPVEAYKEQQEKKKAKLEKINLKDFGKLLASPSALFTTLAYFSTYILVVWISVWLPIYLVEVVNMTSVEMGYGVMIIGIVSTLIYMSVSMVSDYVYKRNQNWRTSRVFVVGISMVIGALSMASITIFQHPIWVIAAMCLAKGLTYAILPIGPTIMINEMPERGGLMTSILTSSGNIAGIVGPMFTGFIIGLSGSDKILGYNYSVLAMAVIVLIFAGLFTVFVKPDVNKKQPLETPAAQESN
- a CDS encoding acyl-CoA dehydrogenase family protein, with product MDYQFDEDILFLKKNVRAFVQSEVEEVAMEIEREDKIPAAIIDMSKEMGLFGLSIPEEYGGLGIGMVGKCALYEEIGATHNGYTTLIGAHTGIGTVGIVELGTKAQKEKYLPPMARGDKIGAFALTEPSAGSNASNLKTTAVKKGDKYILNGTKHYITNATEADVFTVMAVTDPSKGAKGITSFIVEKDFPGFRVGAVEPKMGLKGSHSAELILEDCEVPVENVLGEEGKGYINALKILANGRAGLAARNLGSCQKLLDLSMNQVLEREQFGVPIMEHQAVAHMVAEIAVEIEALRSFTYRVASMVDEGEKVIKEAAMLKLYGSEVYNRVADKAVQVHGGIGYIADFPIERFYRDARITRIYEGTSEIQKNIISGQLKKEYS